A window of Lysobacter terrestris contains these coding sequences:
- a CDS encoding DUF4286 family protein has protein sequence MSADVISADATSADAIPAGVVYEVNLDLEVAVRAEYLGWLAAHVAEICALPGFIDARILEVTDPAPAPGRASLCVQYRLTGPEALGVYLAEHAPRLRAEGAARFGTRFTASRRVLALLPERSGNTG, from the coding sequence GTGAGCGCGGACGTGATCTCCGCCGACGCGACCTCCGCCGACGCGATCCCCGCGGGCGTGGTCTACGAGGTCAACCTCGACCTGGAAGTCGCGGTACGCGCGGAGTACCTGGGCTGGCTCGCCGCGCACGTGGCCGAGATCTGCGCGCTGCCGGGCTTCATCGACGCCCGGATACTGGAAGTCACCGATCCGGCGCCCGCCCCCGGCCGCGCCAGCCTGTGCGTGCAGTACCGGCTGACCGGGCCGGAGGCCCTGGGCGTCTACCTGGCCGAACACGCACCGCGGCTGCGGGCCGAAGGCGCCGCCCGTTTCGGCACCCGTTTCACCGCCTCGCGCCGGGTCCTGGCGCTGCTGCCGGAGCGCTCCGGCAACACCGGTTAG
- a CDS encoding DUF3667 domain-containing protein, which translates to MSATDAQHAPTNCENCGTPLQGHYCHECGQSVHNPTRHFGHALEEVFESFWHLDGRVFRTLRDLMRPGRVARNYLDGQRARYIAPLRLFVILSLLTFFVGKLVVHVDGPAIQFGGEGGAAITNAQTVAEVRQVEARLLKKLEAEEAEAAKVPGVNAALIATRARIQGEAASRIVEIEAAAKQRAAAAAGAQPHATTTTTATPATAPTATNAPAVATTPAPKRIKPGIKDNGEWRFNDRPWDEKTNPVDVPLLPAFVDRWVNRKIGRAKANVEHMADANQFVQASLGAVPTALFLLMPVFALLLKVLYLGSGRRYLEHLVVALYSHAWLLLVLLVMFVMNALDQAAGNKGWVPVVTALVDAALWIWLPIYLFVMQHRVYRDHWALTAVRYLVVGSIYMFLVLFVVLFAVLAGIVA; encoded by the coding sequence ATGAGTGCAACGGACGCGCAACACGCGCCGACAAATTGTGAAAACTGCGGCACACCGCTGCAGGGCCACTACTGCCACGAGTGCGGCCAGTCCGTGCACAACCCGACCCGCCACTTCGGCCACGCGCTGGAGGAGGTGTTCGAGTCGTTCTGGCACCTCGACGGGCGCGTGTTCCGCACCCTGCGCGACCTGATGCGGCCCGGCCGCGTCGCGCGCAACTACCTCGATGGCCAGCGCGCGCGTTACATCGCGCCGCTGCGGCTGTTCGTGATCCTGAGCCTGCTGACCTTCTTCGTCGGCAAGCTGGTCGTGCACGTGGACGGGCCGGCGATCCAGTTCGGCGGCGAGGGCGGCGCGGCCATCACCAACGCGCAGACGGTGGCGGAAGTGCGCCAGGTCGAGGCCCGCTTGCTGAAGAAGCTCGAGGCCGAGGAAGCCGAAGCAGCCAAGGTCCCCGGCGTCAACGCCGCGCTGATCGCTACGCGCGCGCGGATCCAGGGCGAAGCGGCTTCGCGCATCGTCGAGATCGAGGCGGCAGCGAAGCAGCGCGCCGCGGCCGCCGCCGGCGCGCAGCCGCACGCGACCACGACCACGACCGCGACACCCGCAACCGCCCCGACCGCTACGAACGCGCCGGCGGTGGCGACCACGCCGGCGCCGAAGCGGATCAAGCCGGGCATCAAGGACAACGGCGAGTGGCGCTTCAACGATCGCCCGTGGGACGAGAAGACCAACCCGGTCGACGTGCCGCTGCTGCCGGCCTTCGTCGATCGCTGGGTCAATCGCAAGATCGGCCGCGCCAAGGCCAACGTCGAACACATGGCGGACGCCAACCAGTTCGTGCAGGCCTCGCTGGGCGCGGTGCCGACCGCGCTATTCCTGCTGATGCCGGTGTTCGCGCTGCTGCTGAAGGTGCTCTACCTCGGCTCCGGTCGCCGCTACCTGGAGCACCTGGTGGTCGCGCTGTACAGCCACGCCTGGCTGCTGCTGGTGCTGCTGGTGATGTTCGTGATGAACGCGCTCGACCAGGCCGCGGGCAACAAGGGCTGGGTGCCGGTCGTCACCGCGCTGGTCGACGCGGCGCTGTGGATCTGGCTGCCGATCTACCTGTTCGTGATGCAGCACCGGGTCTACCGTGACCATTGGGCGCTGACCGCGGTCCGCTACCTGGTGGTCGGCAGCATCTACATGTTCCTGGTCCTGTTCGTGGTCCTGTTCGCGGTGCTGGCGGGGATCGTCGCGTGA
- a CDS encoding MATE family efflux transporter: MTIESVLPARPRFGREVRTTGVLAAPLVAGHVSTGLIGFVDSVIAGHHGTTTLASVAVGTALFWLPMMIPMGTLMSLPPAVSQLDGGGRRHEIGALFRQGLWLAAMLGVLLFGFLTVAVYALEPMGIAAEIRPGAVAFLHGIRWGVPGLTLYLTMRYLSDGLHWTLPTMLLGFGGLLVLVPLGYLLTYGLGGLPELGAGGLGIASAIMMWAQALAFAWYLARSRRFADLRLFARFDRPHGPTLRSLLRTGLPIGVTVTMEGGLFIATALLIGRLGEVPAAAHQIAINISALCFMVPMGVAEATTVRIGHALGRDDAHGVRRAALAGYTIVLATQALSALVLLAGNEFVVGFYTRDATVAALAASLLLYAAAFQFPDGVQVLSAGALRGLGDTRVPMLLAALAYWGIGMPVGAGLGLGLGWGPRGMWVGLIFGLSMAAVLLCGRFWRSSRKV; the protein is encoded by the coding sequence ATGACCATCGAATCCGTCCTCCCGGCGCGCCCGCGCTTCGGCCGTGAAGTGCGCACCACCGGCGTGCTGGCCGCGCCGCTGGTGGCCGGGCACGTGTCGACGGGCCTGATCGGCTTCGTCGACAGCGTCATCGCCGGCCATCACGGCACCACGACGCTGGCGTCGGTGGCGGTGGGCACGGCGCTGTTCTGGCTGCCGATGATGATTCCGATGGGCACGCTGATGTCGCTGCCGCCGGCGGTGTCGCAGCTCGACGGCGGCGGCCGCCGCCACGAGATCGGCGCGCTGTTCCGCCAGGGGCTGTGGCTGGCGGCGATGCTGGGCGTGCTGCTGTTCGGCTTCCTCACCGTCGCGGTGTACGCGCTGGAACCGATGGGCATCGCCGCGGAGATCCGCCCGGGCGCGGTCGCCTTCCTGCACGGCATCCGCTGGGGCGTACCCGGGCTGACGCTGTACCTGACCATGCGCTACCTCAGCGACGGCCTGCACTGGACGTTGCCGACCATGCTGCTGGGTTTCGGCGGCCTGCTGGTGCTGGTGCCGCTGGGCTACCTGCTCACCTACGGCCTCGGCGGCCTGCCGGAGCTCGGCGCCGGCGGGCTCGGCATCGCCTCGGCGATCATGATGTGGGCGCAGGCGCTCGCCTTCGCCTGGTACCTGGCGCGTTCGCGGCGCTTTGCCGATCTGCGCCTGTTCGCGCGGTTCGATCGCCCGCACGGGCCGACGCTGCGCTCGCTGCTGCGCACCGGCCTGCCGATCGGCGTGACCGTGACCATGGAAGGCGGCTTGTTCATCGCCACCGCGCTGCTGATCGGGCGGCTGGGCGAAGTGCCGGCGGCCGCGCACCAGATCGCGATCAACATCTCCGCGCTGTGCTTCATGGTGCCGATGGGCGTGGCCGAGGCGACGACGGTGCGCATCGGCCATGCGCTCGGCCGCGACGACGCCCATGGCGTGCGCCGCGCCGCGCTGGCCGGCTACACCATCGTGCTGGCGACGCAGGCGCTGTCGGCGCTGGTGCTGCTGGCCGGCAACGAATTCGTGGTCGGCTTCTACACCCGCGATGCCACGGTCGCCGCGCTGGCGGCCTCGCTGCTGCTGTACGCGGCCGCGTTCCAGTTTCCCGACGGCGTGCAGGTGCTCTCGGCCGGCGCGCTGCGCGGGCTGGGGGACACCCGCGTGCCGATGCTGCTGGCCGCGCTGGCGTACTGGGGCATCGGCATGCCGGTCGGCGCGGGGCTGGGCCTGGGCCTGGGCTGGGGCCCGCGCGGCATGTGGGTGGGGCTGATCTTCGGCCTGTCCATGGCCGCGGTGCTGCTGTGCGGCCGCTTCTGGCGGTCGAGCCGGAAGGTGTAG
- the sppA gene encoding signal peptide peptidase SppA yields the protein MNTPVRRGPIAEFFVGLWNVMNFTRRLIVNFIFFGLLLLFLLVMLAIAGAGGTKPILDDTALVIEPTGPLVEQYSSDAAERALKHAMGDREGDEVQLRDLLRVLDAAKDDKRIERVVLKLDRLQAGGMASLREVAAAIARLKASGKEVVAYGEAMDQKQYLLAAQANEIYLDPMGGMLLEGLGRYRQYYRQGLQDKLGVDVHLFKVGEYKSAAEPYVLDAASPQAKEADLFWMSDVWQRYLGDLAKARKLDAAKLAEGIDQLPAGIAAAQGDIARYAVQQKLVDGLKTAEEVGDMLAERGAADSDAEDGYRQVSFEDYLAHLNTKLNPLDERPKVAVVVAEGEITGGEQPPGTVGGESTAQLLREARDDENVKALVLRVDSPGGEVFASEQIRREIAALKKAGKPVVVSMGDLAASGGYWISMNADKIYADESTITGSIGIFGLIPTFPRALDKIGVHSDGVGTTRFAGAFDVTRPLQPEVGQVIQSVIDKGYRDFTGRVATARKRSVEQIDEVARGRVWSGAQAKERGLVDDFGGLQVAIDDVAQRAKLGKPDSYQVRYLEKDVAPFAQFFSHFAGSRMGAYWLQHSTFAQGLAQSLLPRALPQTAQDLRFLQSAIEPTHGVPVKSLAYCFCGL from the coding sequence ATGAATACCCCCGTGCGTCGCGGCCCCATCGCCGAATTCTTCGTCGGCCTGTGGAACGTGATGAATTTCACCCGCCGCCTGATCGTCAACTTCATCTTCTTCGGACTGCTGCTGCTGTTCCTGCTGGTGATGCTCGCCATCGCCGGCGCCGGCGGCACCAAGCCGATCCTCGACGACACCGCGCTGGTGATCGAACCGACCGGCCCGCTGGTCGAGCAGTACTCCTCCGATGCGGCCGAACGCGCGCTCAAGCACGCGATGGGCGACCGCGAAGGCGACGAAGTGCAACTGCGCGACCTGCTGCGCGTGCTCGACGCGGCCAAGGACGACAAGCGCATCGAACGCGTCGTGCTCAAGCTCGACCGCCTGCAGGCCGGCGGCATGGCCTCGCTGCGCGAAGTGGCCGCGGCGATCGCCAGGCTCAAGGCCAGCGGCAAGGAAGTGGTCGCCTACGGCGAAGCGATGGACCAGAAGCAGTACCTGCTCGCCGCGCAGGCCAACGAGATCTACCTCGACCCGATGGGCGGCATGCTGCTCGAGGGCCTGGGCCGCTATCGCCAGTACTACCGCCAGGGCCTGCAGGACAAGCTCGGCGTCGACGTGCACCTGTTCAAGGTCGGCGAATACAAGTCGGCGGCCGAACCCTACGTGCTCGACGCCGCCTCGCCGCAGGCGAAGGAAGCCGACCTGTTCTGGATGAGCGACGTGTGGCAGCGCTACCTCGGCGACCTCGCCAAGGCGCGCAAGCTCGACGCCGCGAAGCTGGCCGAAGGCATCGACCAGCTGCCGGCCGGCATCGCCGCCGCGCAGGGCGACATCGCCAGGTACGCCGTGCAGCAGAAGCTCGTCGACGGCCTCAAGACCGCCGAGGAAGTCGGCGACATGCTGGCCGAACGCGGCGCCGCTGACAGCGATGCGGAGGACGGCTACCGCCAGGTGTCGTTCGAGGATTACCTCGCCCACCTCAACACCAAGCTCAATCCGCTCGACGAGCGCCCGAAGGTGGCCGTGGTCGTCGCCGAGGGCGAGATCACCGGCGGCGAGCAGCCGCCGGGCACCGTCGGTGGCGAGTCGACCGCACAGCTGCTGCGCGAGGCGCGCGACGACGAGAACGTCAAGGCGCTGGTGCTGCGCGTGGATTCGCCCGGTGGCGAAGTTTTCGCCAGCGAGCAGATCCGCCGCGAGATCGCCGCGCTGAAGAAGGCCGGCAAGCCGGTGGTGGTGTCGATGGGCGACCTCGCCGCGTCGGGCGGCTACTGGATCTCGATGAACGCCGACAAGATCTACGCCGACGAATCGACCATCACCGGTTCGATCGGCATCTTCGGCCTGATCCCGACCTTCCCGCGCGCGCTCGACAAGATCGGCGTGCACAGCGACGGCGTGGGCACCACCAGGTTCGCCGGTGCCTTCGACGTCACCCGCCCGCTGCAGCCGGAAGTCGGCCAGGTGATCCAGAGCGTGATCGACAAGGGTTACCGCGACTTCACCGGCCGCGTCGCCACCGCGCGCAAGCGCAGCGTCGAGCAGATCGACGAAGTCGCGCGCGGCCGCGTGTGGAGCGGTGCGCAGGCGAAGGAGCGTGGCCTGGTCGACGACTTCGGCGGCCTGCAGGTCGCGATCGACGACGTCGCCCAGCGCGCCAAGCTCGGCAAGCCCGACAGCTACCAGGTCCGCTACCTGGAGAAGGACGTGGCGCCGTTCGCGCAGTTCTTCTCGCACTTCGCCGGCAGCCGCATGGGTGCGTACTGGTTGCAGCACTCGACGTTCGCGCAGGGCCTGGCGCAGTCGCTGCTGCCGCGCGCGCTGCCGCAGACCGCGCAGGACCTGCGCTTCCTGCAGAGCGCGATCGAACCCACGCACGGCGTGCCGGTGAAGTCGCTCGCGTACTGCTTCTGCGGCCTGTAA
- a CDS encoding SDR family oxidoreductase: MDPKRWRLDGQLALVTGGSAGIGRAIARELLGFGADVLLAARDAAGLDNARAELAEDFPEREVSTFVADVADDEQRRELLDWVEDFGEGLHVLVNNAGGNVTKAANDYTEDEWRQIFEINLFSAFELSRYAYPLLTKHAASAIVNVGSVSGVTHVRSGAPYGMSKAAMHQMTRNLAVEWAEDGVRVNCVAPWYIRTRRTSDKLADPDYLDEVLLRTPLGRIGEPEEVAAAVAFLCLPAAGYVTGECLAVDGGFLRYGF, translated from the coding sequence ATGGACCCGAAACGGTGGCGACTGGACGGGCAACTCGCCCTGGTCACCGGCGGCAGCGCCGGCATCGGCCGCGCGATCGCGCGCGAACTGCTCGGCTTCGGCGCCGACGTGCTGCTCGCGGCGCGCGATGCCGCCGGCCTGGACAATGCGCGCGCCGAACTGGCCGAGGATTTTCCCGAGCGCGAAGTCAGCACCTTCGTCGCCGACGTCGCCGACGACGAGCAGCGCCGCGAACTGCTCGACTGGGTCGAGGATTTCGGCGAAGGGCTGCACGTGCTGGTCAACAACGCCGGCGGCAACGTCACCAAGGCCGCCAACGACTACACCGAGGACGAGTGGCGGCAGATCTTCGAGATCAACCTGTTCTCCGCCTTCGAACTCTCGCGCTATGCGTATCCGCTGCTGACGAAACATGCGGCCTCCGCCATCGTCAACGTCGGCAGCGTGTCCGGCGTGACCCACGTGCGCAGCGGCGCGCCCTACGGCATGAGCAAGGCGGCGATGCACCAGATGACCCGCAACCTCGCGGTGGAATGGGCCGAGGACGGCGTGCGGGTGAACTGCGTCGCGCCGTGGTATATCCGCACGCGGCGCACCTCGGACAAGCTGGCCGATCCGGACTACCTCGACGAGGTGCTGCTGCGCACGCCGCTGGGTCGCATCGGCGAGCCGGAGGAAGTCGCCGCCGCGGTGGCGTTCCTGTGCCTGCCCGCGGCGGGCTATGTCACCGGCGAATGCCTCGCGGTGGACGGCGGCTTCCTGCGCTACGGCTTCTAG
- a CDS encoding arylesterase produces MNSRDRASRRPLQWPKVPVAALWLLLLALGNVAWAATPAKIAPLPPPTVLVFGDSLSAAYGLDAAQGWVALLEQRMAQARPGWRVINASISGETSAGGSARVVREVARVRPTVVVIALGANDGLRGLPPRETRRNLARMIGAAQGVGAKVLLVGMRMPPNYGAEYTQAFERNYRELSQLFDTALLPFLLEPIARDRAAFQADNLHPVAAVQPALRDHVWKALEPLLK; encoded by the coding sequence ATGAACTCACGAGATAGGGCCTCGCGGCGCCCGCTGCAATGGCCGAAAGTCCCTGTGGCCGCGCTGTGGCTGCTGCTGTTGGCGTTGGGCAACGTCGCCTGGGCGGCCACGCCGGCGAAGATCGCGCCGTTGCCGCCGCCGACGGTGCTGGTGTTCGGCGATTCGCTGTCCGCGGCCTACGGCCTGGACGCCGCGCAGGGCTGGGTCGCATTGCTCGAACAACGCATGGCGCAGGCGCGGCCGGGTTGGCGCGTGATCAATGCCAGCATCAGCGGCGAAACCAGCGCCGGCGGTTCGGCGCGGGTGGTGCGCGAAGTCGCGCGCGTGCGTCCGACCGTGGTGGTGATCGCGCTGGGCGCCAACGACGGCCTGCGCGGCCTGCCGCCACGCGAGACGCGCCGCAACCTGGCGCGGATGATCGGCGCCGCGCAGGGCGTCGGCGCGAAGGTGCTGCTGGTCGGCATGCGCATGCCGCCGAACTACGGCGCCGAATACACGCAGGCGTTCGAACGCAACTACCGCGAGCTGTCGCAATTGTTCGACACCGCGCTGCTGCCGTTCCTGCTCGAACCGATCGCGCGCGACCGCGCCGCGTTCCAGGCCGACAACCTGCATCCGGTCGCGGCGGTGCAACCGGCGTTGCGCGACCACGTGTGGAAGGCACTGGAGCCGTTGCTGAAGTGA
- a CDS encoding ABC transporter ATP-binding protein yields the protein MNRADPLPAQADAAILPHAAASAHALEVSNLGKRVALPSGELTILADVGFTIARGDAVAIVGASGSGKSTLLALMAGLDAPSSGRIVLEGEPMSALDEDGRARVRAERVGFVFQSFQLLPSLTALENVMLPLELRGDADAETPARAILARVGLGERLGHYPRQLSGGEQQRVALARAFVTRPSLLFADEPTGNLDTRTGQAIIELLFELNAAAGTTLVLVTHDEHLAQRCHRMLRLDGGRLVQS from the coding sequence ATGAATAGAGCCGATCCGCTGCCGGCGCAAGCCGACGCCGCCATCCTCCCCCACGCCGCGGCGTCCGCGCATGCGCTGGAAGTCAGCAACCTCGGCAAGCGCGTGGCGCTGCCGAGCGGCGAGTTGACCATCCTCGCCGACGTCGGATTCACCATCGCGCGCGGCGATGCGGTGGCGATAGTCGGCGCGTCCGGGTCCGGCAAGAGCACGCTGCTCGCATTGATGGCGGGTCTGGATGCGCCCAGCAGCGGCCGCATCGTGCTCGAGGGCGAGCCGATGTCCGCGCTCGACGAGGACGGCCGCGCGCGCGTGCGTGCCGAACGCGTCGGCTTCGTGTTCCAGAGCTTCCAGCTGCTGCCCTCGCTCACCGCGCTGGAGAACGTGATGCTGCCGCTGGAACTGCGCGGCGATGCCGATGCGGAAACACCGGCGCGCGCGATCCTGGCGCGCGTCGGCCTGGGCGAACGCCTCGGCCATTACCCGCGCCAGCTCTCCGGCGGCGAACAGCAGCGCGTCGCACTGGCGCGCGCCTTCGTCACCCGGCCGTCGCTGCTGTTCGCGGACGAACCCACCGGCAACCTCGACACGCGCACCGGCCAGGCCATCATCGAACTGCTGTTCGAACTCAACGCCGCCGCCGGCACCACGCTGGTGCTGGTGACGCACGACGAACACCTCGCCCAGCGCTGCCACCGCATGCTGCGCCTGGACGGCGGCCGGCTGGTGCAGTCGTGA
- a CDS encoding ABC transporter permease, whose translation MKPTLIALAWRQLRRDLKSGDIRILLAALALAVFAVTAVGFVTDRAERALAIEANRLLGGDAVVRGDAPIAGAVRAAAQARGLRMTETVELNSMIRVARDGAAPGDADSLRLGDLRALGPGFPLRGAFRVLDANKVEREANAIPARGTVWMSRAGVDTLGASIGDTVRLGDASLRLVALVAQEPDASLDYFNVAPKVFLNLADLAATGLVQEGSRVGYRLVVAGDAGAVERFVATAQPALGRGQRLETIGQARPEIRSALERAARFLGLAALVSVVLAAIAVAMAARRHSARHIEGAAVMRCLGASQRTLVGIHVGELLWMGVIASIVGVALAFAVQWVLGGWLARMLSLSIPAAGWLPAVQGLGVGLVVLLAFGTPPVLALRRVSALRVLRRDLDTTEPSAWLVAFAGLGGLAALLWWKAGSATLGVAMLVGIGATFLVLALLAWLLILAVRRLRPHLRGSLRYGLANVSRRAGISIAQVSALGLGLMALLLLTFVRTDLLDRWQLSLAQDAPNRFIINVQDDQVQPLRDFIATQGIAAPTLYPMVRGRLVAHNGQPVANAARNGDAPQDDDEMRARRRSEREFNLSSAAALRDDNKVVDGAFWKDGARVSAQFSVEEDFAASLGWKIGDRIAFDIAGQRLEAPITSLRSVEWESFRPNFFVIASPGALDGLPASHITAVSVPAQKTRFTADLVERFPNLSVIDVDAVLAQVRATGDQVSRVVQVVFWLSLAAGLLVLMAAISASQDERLLEGGVMRALGGSRRQLRLAQASEFAAIGLIAGLVAAIASSLLSGVIADRVFDLPWRPDWTLAAVGGALGMLAALAAGLFATRRVLDAPPSVTLRESQG comes from the coding sequence GTGAAGCCGACGCTGATCGCGCTGGCCTGGCGCCAGCTGCGGCGCGACCTCAAGTCCGGCGACATCCGCATCCTGCTCGCGGCGCTGGCATTGGCCGTGTTTGCCGTCACTGCAGTCGGCTTCGTCACCGACCGCGCCGAACGCGCGCTCGCCATCGAAGCCAACCGCCTGCTGGGCGGCGACGCGGTGGTGCGCGGCGATGCGCCGATCGCCGGTGCGGTGCGCGCCGCGGCGCAGGCGCGCGGTCTGCGCATGACCGAAACGGTGGAACTCAATTCGATGATCCGCGTCGCGCGCGACGGCGCCGCGCCGGGCGATGCCGACAGCCTGCGCCTGGGCGACCTGCGCGCGCTGGGGCCGGGCTTCCCGCTGCGTGGCGCGTTCCGCGTGCTCGATGCCAACAAGGTCGAGCGCGAGGCGAACGCCATTCCTGCGCGCGGCACCGTGTGGATGAGCCGCGCCGGCGTCGACACGCTGGGCGCGTCGATCGGCGACACCGTGCGCCTGGGCGATGCGTCGCTGCGCCTGGTCGCGCTGGTGGCGCAGGAACCGGATGCGTCGCTCGATTACTTCAACGTCGCGCCCAAGGTGTTCCTCAACCTCGCCGACCTCGCTGCGACTGGCCTGGTGCAGGAAGGCAGCCGCGTCGGTTATCGCCTGGTCGTGGCCGGCGACGCCGGCGCGGTCGAGCGCTTCGTCGCGACGGCACAGCCCGCGCTCGGCCGCGGCCAGCGTCTGGAAACGATCGGCCAGGCGCGCCCGGAAATCCGTTCCGCGCTCGAACGCGCCGCACGCTTCCTCGGCCTGGCCGCGCTGGTGTCGGTGGTGCTGGCGGCGATCGCGGTGGCGATGGCCGCGCGCCGCCACAGCGCGCGCCACATCGAAGGCGCGGCGGTGATGCGCTGCCTCGGCGCCAGCCAACGCACGCTGGTCGGCATCCACGTCGGCGAACTGCTGTGGATGGGCGTGATCGCCAGCATCGTCGGCGTCGCCCTGGCGTTCGCGGTGCAATGGGTGCTGGGCGGTTGGCTGGCACGCATGCTGTCGCTGTCGATTCCCGCGGCCGGCTGGTTGCCCGCCGTGCAGGGACTCGGCGTGGGCCTGGTGGTGCTGCTCGCGTTCGGTACGCCGCCGGTGCTGGCGCTGCGCCGCGTCTCCGCGTTGCGCGTGCTGCGTCGCGACCTCGATACCACCGAACCCAGCGCCTGGCTGGTCGCGTTCGCCGGTTTGGGCGGCCTCGCCGCGCTGCTGTGGTGGAAGGCGGGCTCGGCAACGCTCGGCGTGGCGATGCTGGTCGGGATCGGCGCGACCTTCCTCGTGCTCGCGCTGCTGGCGTGGCTGCTGATCCTCGCCGTGCGCCGCCTGCGCCCGCACCTGCGCGGCAGCCTGCGCTACGGCCTGGCCAACGTCAGCCGCCGCGCCGGCATCAGCATCGCGCAGGTGTCCGCGCTCGGCCTGGGGTTGATGGCATTGCTGCTGCTGACCTTCGTGCGCACCGACCTGCTCGATCGCTGGCAGCTGTCGTTGGCGCAGGACGCGCCCAACCGTTTCATCATCAACGTGCAGGACGACCAGGTGCAGCCGCTGCGCGACTTCATCGCCACGCAGGGCATCGCCGCGCCGACGCTGTATCCGATGGTGCGCGGCCGCCTGGTCGCGCACAACGGCCAGCCGGTCGCGAACGCGGCGCGCAACGGCGATGCGCCCCAGGACGACGACGAAATGCGCGCGCGCCGGCGCAGCGAACGCGAGTTCAACCTGTCCTCGGCCGCCGCGCTGCGCGACGACAACAAGGTCGTCGACGGCGCGTTCTGGAAGGACGGCGCGCGCGTGTCGGCGCAGTTCTCGGTCGAGGAGGACTTCGCCGCGTCGCTGGGCTGGAAGATCGGCGATCGCATCGCCTTCGACATCGCCGGGCAGCGCCTGGAAGCGCCGATCACCAGCCTGCGCAGCGTGGAGTGGGAGAGCTTCCGCCCGAACTTCTTCGTCATCGCCTCGCCCGGTGCGCTCGACGGCCTGCCGGCCAGCCACATCACCGCGGTGAGCGTGCCGGCGCAGAAAACGCGCTTCACCGCCGACCTGGTGGAACGTTTCCCCAACCTCTCGGTGATCGACGTCGACGCCGTGCTGGCGCAGGTGCGCGCCACCGGCGACCAGGTGTCGCGGGTGGTGCAGGTGGTGTTCTGGCTCTCGCTCGCCGCCGGCCTGCTGGTGCTGATGGCGGCGATCAGCGCCAGCCAGGACGAGCGCCTGCTCGAAGGCGGGGTGATGCGCGCGCTCGGCGGCAGCCGCCGGCAGTTGCGGCTGGCGCAGGCCTCGGAATTCGCGGCGATCGGCTTGATCGCCGGCCTGGTCGCGGCGATCGCCTCGTCGTTGCTGTCCGGCGTCATCGCCGATCGCGTGTTCGACCTGCCGTGGCGACCGGACTGGACGCTCGCGGCGGTCGGTGGCGCGCTGGGCATGCTGGCCGCGCTCGCCGCGGGCCTGTTCGCGACGCGGCGCGTGCTCGATGCGCCGCCGAGCGTGACCTTGCGCGAGAGCCAGGGGTGA
- a CDS encoding OsmC family protein: MGNISTVTARNGAAPWSVQLGDDLGHAWLGDEPVDKGGADLAPDPTRLLLSALGACTVITLQMYAARKQWPLIGVEVELQFNPAGKPKSGTDITRRIVLQGELDDEQRARLLQIANACPIHNVLVGEVRIDTSLA; the protein is encoded by the coding sequence ATGGGCAACATTTCCACCGTCACCGCCCGCAACGGCGCCGCGCCGTGGTCGGTCCAGCTGGGCGACGACCTCGGCCACGCCTGGCTGGGCGACGAACCCGTCGACAAGGGCGGCGCCGACCTCGCGCCCGACCCCACCCGCCTGCTGCTGTCGGCGCTGGGCGCGTGCACGGTCATCACCCTGCAGATGTACGCCGCGCGCAAGCAGTGGCCGCTCATCGGCGTCGAGGTCGAACTGCAGTTCAATCCCGCCGGCAAGCCCAAGAGCGGCACCGACATCACCCGCCGCATCGTGCTGCAGGGCGAACTGGACGACGAACAGCGCGCACGCCTGCTGCAGATCGCCAACGCCTGCCCGATCCACAACGTGCTGGTCGGCGAAGTGCGCATCGACACGTCGCTGGCCTGA
- a CDS encoding OsmC family protein gives MKKVGLATIASTGAQYLHRIHVGHFDLDTDEPKALGGQGAGPAPFDYYLASLSACTAITLRMYAERKGWELGEFRAELALSFDDDGKVHVHRTLHSDQPLSDEQWARLLEIVANTPVTKAMREGAVITSERGS, from the coding sequence ATGAAGAAGGTCGGTTTGGCCACGATCGCATCCACCGGCGCGCAGTACCTGCACCGCATCCACGTCGGGCATTTCGACCTCGACACCGACGAGCCCAAGGCGCTGGGCGGCCAGGGCGCCGGCCCGGCGCCGTTCGACTACTACCTCGCCTCGCTGTCGGCCTGCACCGCGATCACCCTGCGCATGTACGCCGAGCGCAAGGGCTGGGAGCTGGGCGAATTCCGCGCCGAGCTGGCGCTGAGCTTCGACGACGACGGCAAGGTGCACGTGCACCGTACCCTGCACTCCGACCAGCCGCTCAGCGACGAGCAATGGGCGCGCCTGCTCGAGATCGTCGCCAACACGCCGGTGACCAAGGCGATGCGCGAAGGCGCGGTGATCACCAGCGAACGCGGCAGCTGA